In the genome of Zygosaccharomyces rouxii strain CBS732 chromosome G complete sequence, the window AAAACGATGATTCACTTGGAAATGGTACCGGTGATGATTCCCCTGTATTTAAAAGAGCATTGGAAaacttctttttcaaagatattCTTGGACTTGAAAGTGACACACCGCTCCCACCGCTACTAATATTATTCCCTTctgaattttctttgacGCTGTGGGCATTGTTAACGTTGTTGCCACCGCTAACACTGTTATTGTCCCTCGAAGTCACACTACAGGGAATTTCTAAGGCCTTGGATAGATCAAATGGATCGCTTTCATTCTTTTCGATGCTACATGGTAATGGTGGCAACAATAAATCTTCCTTGACTCCATCGTCTTCTTCCTTTATATCTTGCAAGTGCGCATTGGAAGAACCACAACCATTCGACACCGTTGGAGAACCTTCCGCACTATTATTACTCTTATGCTCTTTCGCGGACATTCAGTTATCGCGATTGATGCCTCTAGGATTAGCGATTGAGTACTAATGGATCTTCGTAAAGAGACCTCAAGTTCTTAATTTCCAAGGTGTTGAAGAACTACTAGGTTCCACGGACAATGTACATGTTTCCTTTCGGAAGAATGGgacgaaaaaaaaataagagaCAAAGGAGGGTAATGGAATTACCcaaataacaataataataacaataacaattAAGAAAGCAGTAGAATTTTACCAGTTTACTTACATTTACTTATATTTGGGACATTATTACACTTCATAACTAatctcttctctttttccttGCAAGTTGTTCCTGGTGCTCTTTTTTCTCCTGTTCGATTTCCTCGACATATTTACCAATTTGTTCTGAGGATAGAATTTCAATCTTGCTACCAGGGCGTACGACTGTAATCTCGATGTTTTTAGCGCCTGTTTGTACAACTTCTAAAAGTGATCTTGTTGTTAATCTAACGCATTCGTCCGCTGTAGCTGGAGGTTCATCTCtgttgtaatttttttctaaaaATTCACGTACAGTTTTGGAGTTTCTACCAATTGTTTGTGCGGTCCATGCAGAATAGATACCACTTGGTTCGGTTTGGTACAGTTTTGGAGTATCGTCGTCTTTATCAAAACCGGCAATTAATGTAGCAACACCGAATGGTCTTACACCACCACTTTGTGTATAACGTTGCTGTACACCTGCCACGTAACGTGTCAAATATTCCACTGAAACTGGGTCTTCCAACGTTAATCTATGACTTTGAGCCTCTACACGAGCCTTTTCGATTAAGATACGGGAATCTGCATTCAACCCACTAAAGGAAAGCACGACATGAGAATCGATTTTAGAAATCTTGGAAGGTGTAATACGACTATCTTGTAACTTTAGCGTCGATCTTCTTTCACAGCCTAAAACCACACAATCTTTACCCTTGATCCCTACAGCACAGGTACCTCTTTTAACAGCTTCTGATGCATATTCCACTTGGAAAATATGTCCGTCTGGTGAGAAAATACTTAAGGCTCTATCGTAACCACTCATGATTAATTGAATCTATCGctggtaataataatggttATGACGGTAGTGATTGAGTACTATCAATAAGTGATCCCTTTGGTTGTGCATTGGTTAATTCAAGTGGCAAAACGGCttgtcaaaaatttgaggGAAGTAGATGTGCatgtgatattcacgtgaAATTCACGTGTTGGTAGGATAATGCTATAAATCACTATCTGGGTACCTGATAGCCTGCAATTGCATACTACAGATACCATAAGTCTGGGCGCTTAGTGTACTGCAGCTTTGTGCCATGCGCTGTATTAAAACTAGCGCTTTGACGGCTATTTACATTGTATAACTATGGGACAATATTcgacaaaaaaaaaaaggtaaAAGGCAGTAAAGTCAAAACGCATCTAGTATGAGACTCAAGTTAAGAACCAGTACCAGATCAATGGCTATCGGGATATAAAATATATATTGTATCTTTATGTTGACTCTCGAAATCCATTCATTGTGTACTTAACgttaaattgaaaagattcacCATATACACGTGAATGTCACGTGCTATGACTTTAGAAGGAATTCCTGTCAGTAACTACCATATATACATAAGCATAGAGCCCAACAGGCTAATTATGCCATTCTTAATCACTTAGAATTCACATCTTAACTCTTCTTTTAGTTCCGCTTTCACTTCGCTCATCTTTTACCCGGCCCAGTTCTTGTCGTTAAACTCATTATGTGTATATCTCACCTATTAACTCCATCAGCTGCTGATGTAAAGGCAACAAGATCAACCGCTAAAAATGACCGAAGCAACTCCTATAGAACCCGGTAAAGACCTTACTTTACCTGATGAACCACTAGAAACCATCGAGGAATCTCCTTCCGCCCTCTCTCGTGTGGGATCATTCACAGCTTCTTGCGCAATAAATTTAGTACTACCCTTTATCAATGGGTTAATGCTTGGATTTGGTGAGTTGCTGGCTCATGAAGTATGCTGGCGCAAGTCTATTTTCCCACCAACAAATCGTGGCTATCAGATCTACCCTGAACGCAGGAAGTTCTTATGATTATATGCATATACGtacataaaaaaaaaaaaatccaacaAAAAAACCACTACATACTAATTAAATTCTCATCTCTTTCAGCGTAACAACGATATCCACCATTCAGGTGGATTGGGAAATTACGTACTGCTCCGCATGAACATACCAGTTGCAAAGAGCCCGAGTCCGTTTGAACTCTCATGGTTTTCTTGGGGACCAATACCCTATGGCATTTTTTACAAATAGTTCTCTTTAACTGCGGTAACATCTCAGCTCTAGTCCTCTTAGAGACTAAATCCATATTCTTGGCGTACAGTCGAGCCAGCGCCTgttcaccaccatcattCCCACTCATTGTGTTCCACATGGCTAGTTGGTAAAGGTAATTCATCCTCTGGTAATGTTCCTTATTACCAACATTACGCGGTGGAGGTGTAAGAAGCACACCATTCTCCACACGATTAGAACCTTTAGCCATTGGGTTCGTTATATTGTAGCTCATCGTCCATCACTCATCAAGTATAGGTTTTCTCATATGCTTCCGTAGTGATTTCCCCGGGTAACAGGCAATTCTGGCATAGAAGAAGGTTCCGAGTACGGATTAAATTGTAGAATGGCTAGCGCTCCATACCGATCTGTATCTAGTTGGTCTAGTTCATGACAATTCCTGCCATCATCCGGAGTCAATTCCATGGTTATTAACACCAGTTGCATAAGAAGTATAACCCAATCAAGCGCTAATAGCATCCAACGACCACCACGACCACATTCTTGTTCACCAACTAACAAAAGAAGTATATAAGCACCCCTACGACGACAAAAGTCACcttctaaatccattttcatGTGGTATGAAACAGCATATATTACCTGCAGCATGAGAATAGCCTGCGTGTATTTCAACCCCTTGTGCATTACAGCTTTTACCACGGAGAGCCTTCCAGCTCCCTCCATATCTTCTGCATCTGAGTCTACCGAATCCTGGTAGGCACTCATTACACTCCCCATAAACTCGCCTAAGTTCACTGTGGCCCATGCCAGCAGGGCTAACAGTAGTGATCCATCCTTGACAAATCTTATATAGACACACAAATAGCTGATAACAGTCAGCTGCTTCATAGAGACTGGCCCTCCAGAATTCACCATCACGATTCCCTGCAATCCTTATTATCTAACTTGGTTCCCAATCCCCTTCTTGCCCGTTAAATGCGATCCTTTAGCTTTGCTCGCTTGTTTGATGGCAAAGCGCATTAGCCAAAAGTTGAGCTTTATTTCAACTACAATACACTCTTGGATTCGAAGTGTCACTTTTAAAGTAGGACCAAGACACTTCCAGATATTTTATAAGTCTATATTCATCATGTTAAGTACCAAGATTATTGGAAGTGTTCGTCCAGCAGCCCGTGTGGTTCCGCTATATCCATTGCGTTATTCCCAATTGCAGAGGTATCAGTCGAATGTAAAACAAAATAGTTCGAGCAATAGTGGTGTTAATGCTAATACCACTACTAATGCTACTAAAGCTGCTAAACCTAAGCCAAAGGAACCTCTTTCGCAGAGGATTAAGCACGAAGTTAAGCACTATGTGAATGGTACAAAATTGTTGGGCtatgaaattaaaatctcGGCAAAActtttattcaaattcatgCAAGGTTACgaattatcaagaagaGAAACGAACCAATTGAGAAGGACTACTTCAGATGTTTTCCGTTTAGTGCCGTTCTCTGCCTTTATTCTAGTTCCATTTGCAGAACTACTTTTGCCTATTGCATTAAAGATCTTCCCAAATCTTTTACCATCAACCTACGAATCCGGTACCGATAAGCAAAAGAAGACTGATAGTCTTATTGATGTTAGAAGAAAGACTTCTAACTTCTTACGtgaaactttggaagaatctAACTTGTTGAGCTACAACTCAATTGAAACTGcggaaaagaagaagaaatttttaactttcttcaaaaaattgtattCACCAAAGGATGGTAAGACAAACGTTTTCACCCATGACGAAATTTTGTTAGTGGCTCAAATGTTTAAGAATGATAGTGTCTTGGACAATTTGTCAAGACCTCAGTTGGTTGCCATGTCAAAATTCATGTCTATTACACCATTTGGTAATGACAACGTCTTACGTTACAGAATTCGTCATAAACTAAAGCAAATTATGGAAGATGATAGAATTATCGATTATGAAGGTATTGGATCTCTATCTGAATATGAAATCTACCAAGCCTGTGTTTCTCGTGGTGTGAAAGCCTACGGTGTCTccaaggaagaattggtCGATAACTTGAAAGTTTGGTTAGAATTACGTTTGCGTCATAAGGTCCCCTCTGTTCTTCTAGTGCTAAGTTCAACTTTCACTTTTGGTGGAttagaaaagaaacaagTTCTTGATAGCAAGGCGTACAGCCCTCAAGTCGAGCATAAGGAACAAAAAAGTCGTTACGATGAGTTGATGGACTTGTACTACGACGGTATCCTACATGTGTTGAGTTCTATTCCTGATCCAGTTTACAATGTGGCCAAATTGGATGTCTCTGAATCGAAGCAACCTTCAGCTACTGTGACTAAAGAGGCTGCATTAGCTCGTGCACAAGCTGCTGAAAGTGCTCTCCAAAGTGCTATTGAAAAGCAAGCACCTGAAGGTATTGAAAGAGCAAAACGTGCGGTCACTGAGGCTAACGAAGAATTAGCAAAGGCAGAAGCTGCAGCACAAGAAACTCCTTCTCAACCAGCacctgaagctgaacctGCTACAAAGGAGAAACCTGAAGTCAAAGAACCAGCTCCAGCGGCAGAAAAGGTTAAAACTGAAGCTGAACCTAAACctgaagaaaaggaagaagaagaagaagaagttgtcCCAACTACAGATGATAACGAATTTAAACTAAGAGTCCTtaaggaacaagaagaacttATCAAGAAGGAAACTGAGGACGCAAAGGCAAGAAAGACAGCTGAACACCTATCAGACGACATTACTTtagatgaggaagataaGCCAACAACTCCAATTCCAGCAGAGGAAGGAGCTAAGAAATCTGTCattgagaagaagaattgaaagcaTGCTCGTATTCGTATACCTATTTAAAGCAAAGACTTCTATTTACGCGGTTCTCAGTCTACCCAACTAGAAATAGACGAGAACCCTCATAAATTCTTAGAGACCACTTGTTAATACAATTAGTTAGAAGTAACTTTATGTGTTTTTAAAACGGTTCTTGTGTTTAACGTTGTGCACCCCTAGGGCATCGACCTTAGCTTAACTTTAATCTAACTTGAACCCACTTTTACTAATCACCGATAAAACTACAAAGAGACTTTCGACGAATCTTGGCAAAATTCTAGAGTACACTATTAAAGAAAGTGGTGGATGATGGATACTGATAGGTCTGATACTGCTCTGGAtaaatttccaaagttACAACCCAAGTCTTCCCCCGATGACGAGTTAACCATATCTAAGGTGCACATTTCAAAGAACTGGAAGTTACCACCACGATTGAAGCCAGGTAGAAGACCTCAAATAAAACTCAAGgatttggatgaagatgaatgCTCAACTCCAGAAGACGAGactaaaaagaagaaacagaATAGAGACGCTCAGAGGGCATatagagaaagaagagcTAACCgtttacaagaattagaagacACAGTGAATACTTTAAGAAATGCTATGAAGAACTGGAAACGGAGATGTATGGACTTGGAGGCAGAACTACAAGATGCAAGAAAAGACAATTCGAGTTTAAAGCATCAACTTGACATGATAAGGTCTAACCTTTGTAATGACTGTCTTAAAGATCCATGTATATGCCACAACGAATCAGTAACTCTTTTGCAAGACccatttttacaaaatatGGTCAAGAATTTTAAACCTATGAAGGCGgttaatttgaaaaaacgTAAATTAAGCTCCTCCAAGTTATCTGAATCACCAGCACCACAGCAACATATAGTATCTGTAGCTTCAGGTGGCTGCGGATTCTGTTCAGATAGAACTACTTGTGTTTGCAAGGATTTAGAAGTAAGCGATACAGAGCAGCACGAAAtacaacagcaacagcatCTGGAAGAATCTGTAACGGCTACACTGGGTCATTGTTCATCTAACGACAAAGGCCAttgcaaaaattgttcagatATTGACAAAAGTTGTATTAGTACAGAATCTGCACCCGCACCTGCCAAAACAACTCAAAAATCTACAAGTGCCAATTGGGAGCCTGGTTCCTGTGCACAATGTCAGGCCGATCCGGCTAGTAAAGTGTTTTGCAAATCAATCTGTAATTCCGCTAATATAATAGCCGCTGTAGAAGTTGGTGGTAAGAAGGACGACTGTTCTTCGAATTTAGCATTTGAACCTGGATCGTGCTCACAATGTCAAGTCGATCCGCAGCATAAAGAGTTTTGTGAAGCTGTGTTTTCCAATGGGGAGCAGCAATTAAACGCTGATGAGAAAGCTGATACGGATTTGATACCAGTGAGCCATGCCTatcaaaggataaaaaattacatGACCGATggaaatattgaaaatgttCATTCTAATCTTTcactaccaccaatgaAACAAATTGCCTCTGGTATCAGAATTCGCGGTAGAGAGGTTGAATCCAAGAGCGTTGATGATGCTCTTAGAGATATGGATAAGAATGCACTGGGTTGAACGATTTAATACTAAGATTAAGACTTAAACTACTGAGACTAAGTAAACGCTAAAGTCATAGAACGAAAAAAGAAGTGAGGTTTGAAACAAGAATAGGCTTTGTGTTCTTGTTCAAGATCCGTCAAAGAACTAAGTCAACAACTTGGGCCATTGCGCGGAAGAAAGATGGAACCTGTAGGACAGCACCAGCTCCCACAGACTTGTTATTTTTGCCCTTAGTGGAAGCATCACCTTTGGTGGAAGTAGTAATGGAAGCAGAAGAACTGCTTTTATGGCTACTAATGCCACTCGTACTACTACTGGTACTGGTACtgctactactaccaccGCTTGAAGACGTACTGTTATTGCCGTTACCGCTATCGGAGCTATCACTCCCACCTGCTGGTACTACGTGAACATCGGAACCACAATCATTTTGAGTGGATGCCTTCGTACCCTGTGGGGTGCCAGCACCCTTTTTGAAATAAGCAGAAGCCGCGCTAGGCATATCAGGAATTGTGTTGTTAGCTTCCCAAACGTCTTTCTTGTATGATGGGCAATCTGAATGCTTTTTAGAAGTGGAATAACCACCATCACCAGAAGGGTTCGACTGGGCTGCGTActgttttttcaaattttggtagTCTTGATTCTTCGAAACAGAGTCACCGTCAATATCTACTAATCCGTAACCATTGGCTTCTCCTGAGTATTCATACACCAATCCACCAGAGAACACAGACGACATTTTATCGGAATAAATTGCACCAATTTCAGTGAAAGGCCTACCATCAGAAACTCCTTGGTTACAACCGAATTCACTCAAGAAGATGGGGATGGAATAGTTTTCGTAAGTCTCCACCTTAGTCGAATAACCggatttttcaaaacttgaaTCACCGCACCAAGAATAATCGTTAACACCAAACATGTCAATCCTAGCATCGTCCTCATCACCACAGTTAAAGTACTGAGCTGCTAACTCTCTATTGGAAGCAATATCAGCAGCTGAGTAACCGACGGGAATTTGCCTATAATTCTGAGATTTCATGTATTTCTTCATATCACGCACAACAGCCTTAACATATGGTGCGGTAAACGTATTGTTGACATCATTGATAACTTCATTACCAGCGAAAAACCCAAGGACGTTATCGTATTTAGCAAACGCATCAATAGTGGCAAAGACATTCTGCAAATAATTCGCATTGTATGAACATTTAGGGTCTAATCTCGATAATGATGCTTGTGGAGTATTGACATCAAGAACCAAATAAATACCAGCCTCTTGCAACTGCTCCATACAATCCGAATGATCCTTGGAATTATCCACACTATAAACTCTAATGGTGTTAATACCCAAATCCTTGAAGACGGGAATATCTCTTTTACAATTGTCAGAATCAGCTAGTGGATCCTGCAGTTTCGAAGAGCCACCTGGTTGGTAGTCTACACCGCGGATATAAAACCTTTGACCATTttttgaattgaaaaatgcattaCCGTCGATCTTGATCGGTGGTAAATCACTAGAATCAGCCTGAACCAccgaagaagaaaatacAGCAGCTGCAATGACAGTACCAATCgttgaaatcttcatttaAGCGAGCGACTAGTTAGGTGGCGAACAAGAGTTAATCAACTTTGACTCAACCACCCACATCTACACTTTTCGTTGCATGAACTATTCTCGTTTATATACGTTTTAGTAAGTGACAATTCAAGTCATGTTTATCAGTTTCAATTACAAGACCGGCCGGATCCTAAGGTGATTTCCAGGCGATCCATGCGTGGGGATAGGGTCCAGTCCAAATTGCTTAATCATAGAAGTAGCTGCATAGACAGAGGTATTCTTCCAGTTTCGAGaacaacatcaacaataACACGGCTCATCGCGACGCGACGGCTCGACACGTATTTGGAAATACAAAAAGTTGAAATAGAAACATCTTATCAACTGTTGTAACGTCGGCGAAACTTGGATCGACTTTAAAAAATAATTGCTTCCAACCAGATTCGAACTGATGATCTCCACATTACTAGTGTGGCGCCTTACCAACTTGGCCATAGAAGCTTGGAACTCTTGGGTTCTAGAATCTTCATAGAATGTATTAACCAACGCTATTTAAATAGCGCCATTCTCCCACATTAAAACTGGTTCGCGTCAGCATGTCCCGATTCGGAAAGCGCGTCAGCGTAACAAGACCCAACGTCCGAAAATAAATACATAGAGATGAAAGGAATACTTAACATATAAGAGTGATAAGTGAAAGCAAGGATGACAGTAATCCAATTTCCCATGTCTTGGATAGCGGATCCAAGATGCTCTATGGTGTACACCCCTGGGCTCTTCCTTTCTGATCCAAATCTAAACCAgcaattttattttattttattttacttcattttatttaattcttttttgtttttttttatctcttGAAACAATAAAATAAGTTCTTGCATTAACTTTGCAATAACAATATGGATTCTTGGGGTGTACCAAAAGTGGCTTATCGATCTAAAACCAGCAGACAGGCAACGACTGCAGCCACTCTTAATTTGTTAAACAAGTAATTATGTAGTACCGATTAAGAACTCGCGTCGCGTCGAACCCAGCTCTAAATAGAAGTGGCTGCACTTGTAAAGAGAAACATGATTCAGAAATGGGTTACTTTTAAATGAGTGCTTGGATGAATGGTTTCATCGGTCCTTCCGGAAATTCTGATGACTTTCTCTTGAGGTTCTGTAAAAGTATAATATTAAGAAAGTCCGAAACTTTGAAAGTTCAAAAGTTTACAAGTTTAACAgttcaaatccatttaCGACGCCGTCATCATGCTTTCACCGCTTCTAGCTGGTATAACGCTGTTGCAGTTCGTGGCGATGGCGTTCCTCGTCATTGCATGTCTAACAGCTCCTGTTTTCCATCAAATTGGGTTAAGTAACCAATCCGGTACCACATACGGGGTATTCGGATACTGTGGAGACATTACAGGTTGTTCAAAAGCTAAGGCTCAGTACAGTGTTCCTACTGTACAAGCACTAGGTGATAATTGGTTATTTAATAAAAATGCAAGACAAAAACTGGGTCATCTTTTAATTGCAACTCCAGTGGCAGCAggtttgaatttttttGCATTCTTATCACTGATGATGACATTGATGAGTGCGTTAATGAGTCGTAAAAACTCTTCGAGTTCAGCAGttgcatttttcatcaacttaTTTTTGATCGTTTTGGCATTTTTGGGTTCTACATTTGTTTGCCTCGTTTGTTTCTTTACTTTTTGGCCTCACGTCACTTGGGTTACTTGGATTTTGATACCAGCTGCTGTATTGCCATTAATTGAGATTCCTACAGTGTTTCTAGCTCATGCTCGTGGTAATGCCGATGGTAGTGGTTTCATCAAACATCGTAGACCGATTAACCTGGAAGAACCTGATGATAAGTTTGCTAGCAATGAACCAAGAGATGATGATAGCTTTGCCGAGGATAAACCATTGGTTCTACCTGATTATGCAAAGAGACAAAATCCAGAACCCGTCTTCAAAGTTGATACGGCTTCATCTGATAAATCCTGGAAAGAGAAACATGCTGCTGAAGAGagaacaagagaattaTCGAGAGAACATTCTTATGAAAATTCCTACGAAAATTCCTATGAAAATTTATATGATGAACCTTTAGCAGTTTCAAACAATCCTCAACAGGCTGCGTCTGTAATCCGTTCAGACTCTCAACTGGGCTCACCTGAAAAACAAGCACATTCTATGCTTTCTATGGGTTCCTCAGAATATTCGGAGCCTGTTCAAAGAAATACAGATTCAAGGGCGGTATTGGAAGATATCATTAAGGATACTTTAGGAACTGGTGATCAACATACTGAAGTTTCTGATCACCAGGATGCTGAATCTAATTTTACCTCCATTTCTCAAAGAGCTACAGCTAGATCTGCTGGTCCAGAGACTGCTGCTATgctacaacaacaacaacaacaaccaatGCCGCAGGCATTGCCAGGTCAAGGTGCTATCCATAGAAACTATATGGgtccaccaccacaacaAAGAGCTGGTTACGGTTACCAGCCACAATGGTATCCACCAAGACCTCATACTCATCCTCGTCACATGTACGGTAGACCAAACGGTTACATGATGCCACCAAGATTAGCGCAGCCTCATCCAATGGCAATGAGAAATAGTGGTTACGGTCCAGCACCACATCCAATGGCAATGAGAGGGCCACAACAACATCCAATGATGGCCCCTTCAGCAGGACCTCCATCGCAAATGGCTGCACCAGCCGCCGGTGTTCCTATGGGATCTGCTCCAGCTAATGGTCCTCACTATAAACCAGCCTACAAAAAACGTATGGGGGCACAAAATGCCATTCCTTCTGCCGCGGCACTCAATAACACTTATGGGTTTAGGTAGTGATGTATTATTACTGTATAATTAGGTATAGAGTTTGTTAAGTTTTCGGTTCTCACGGGTTTAGCAGTGGTTCTCTTTCCCCATTTCACCTTGTACCACTCAATCCAGATTCCTTGCTTCTGGATCTGCTTTCGGTGGGAGTTCAGGACGTTCAGGTACATCAGGGTGTTGTGCCGGCACTGGAGCCTCTGGTGGTGGTCTAATGGTCTTTGTACTATTATGCGGTTTCAACATCACAAACAAGAATAGTGCAAAGACGCATAACGACAGTAAAAGAATGATTTTACATTTTTGAGTCTTTTTCTGATACCTCGTTGCACTCTTCAATTCTCGTTCTGCAGATCTCAGTTCGATCACtgtattttccaaattataATCAATTCTGTCTACAATTGTACCTTGATCAATGATTAATTCTTGCATTTCACGGAAAATGACACTAACTTCCAGAACACCCTTAGCCAATTgtgtaatttcttcatcccGTTCTCTTAAGAACTGCTGAGTAGCATTTTGATTACTCGTCCTTTGTCTTTGGAGAGTTTGTCTCGAATAAGCTTCAATATCTCGATTTTGAcccttttcctcttcttcttcttctaataaCAACTGTGAAGTACCTTCAGATTTGGGGAAAACTGGCTTTGAATCATCCttattcaaaaatttcaaataattaTTCTGAAGAACTCTAAACTTATTactttgaatttgaatcttCTGTGCATACCTTTTCCTTAAATTTTCTAGAATGACCAAGTCAtctctttgtaattgaCGTCCCATATACTGctgatcttcttcaaccCTTTGCAATCGTTTCATGACCCCATAGCAACGCTGGAAAAGTTGTATCAGTTTAAAACTTAGCGATTCAATCTCTTTCTCATCATGGCTCTTGTCTTCAAAACCTGGTAACGCATTCTTACGATATAGTTTACTCAATTGAACCATTAAACGATCTACTTCTGCCAAACTCTCATCCACTTCTTGAGTCATGTCTACAAATGAAGGTGGTAACGCATCTGAACTTTTAACACCTAACTCTTGCATTGGATAAGcctcctcatcttcatcagcaAAGGGATCTTCAAGCGACCTTCTTGAACTGCTAAACCTGGCATTGTGTGGGAAAGTACGTCGATAAGACAGAAATAAATTCGTACGATCTCTAAACattttgaactttttaTCAACCTGTTCTTGGGGCCTTTATTTTTGTAGTCAAAGTTGTTCAAACTTGAAGCCCTTTTAAAGGCTCGGGATACTTAAAAGTACAACAATATAGAAGAAAGGTAGGAAGCTAATGGGAAGTGATGCGGGCATGGCCGATCCCTGATTTCATATAGCAATTCTACAAATTCACATATCTCTTATACTCACCcttaccattaccatcttTTACATTTCTCATAGAACAGTCAATATTTACCAAGACCCAATCTACCAACTTCAAGGATTTTCGTTCTCCCCAGGCGACAGCATTGACAACTTTTGACAACTCTTCCCTTTGTCAGTGAACCTATTGAACAGCGTATCCGCTTTCTGAAATTAGgttttggatttgaacaatttcatcaaccGACATCAAACTGATCAGAAATTCGATTGATCTCAAACGATCACCATTTTTCTTACCGTTGATGGTTTCAAAGTATTGATTAGCTACTGATAAAACAAGTGGATGAGTACACCGTGCACGGCTAATGTCGACTACCTGCTTACGGCAGAGTTTGACAACAGGTTTGGTCCTGTCGTTAGGGATCAATACCCATCAGTCATTCCAGGGTTTGAATACGAAATGAGAGAAGGCCATAGTCAAAACAATGCCGTCTTTAATCTAGCAAGCTTAATGATACCCAACAATGCAGAATACAATACGGGTGATGAACCGGATACAACTGTATTCATGCTCTATAGGAATCGTGAGACGGTGAAATACGAGCTATTCCCCTCTAAGCAAGTGGATCAAGTCATTTGCTTTGTGAACGTGGTTTATGCACAGGAGGATAAATCTAATAGTAGGGGTACGAACATCAAAGCGGTTGCGTTAGGGACAACGATGGTAGATTTCATAGCGTTTAAACCATTTGTATTGGAATGCTTGCATAAATttatgaaattgaaaaataaagaCGATATAACCCCCATGTTGAAGTCATGCTTTAAATTACTAAACAGAGCTGAATTGAGCTTCGTTAAGAGGCTTCATAGTAATCCTATTAGACAGTCTCTTCTGCGAT includes:
- the MDM38 gene encoding ribosome-binding protein MDM38 (some similarites with uniprot|Q08179 Saccharomyces cerevisiae YOL027C MDM38 Mitochondrial Distribution and Morphology) is translated as MAKRISQKLSFISTTIHSWIRSVTFKVGPRHFQIFYKSIFIMLSTKIIGSVRPAARVVPLYPLRYSQLQRYQSNVKQNSSSNSGVNANTTTNATKAAKPKPKEPLSQRIKHEVKHYVNGTKLLGYEIKISAKLLFKFMQGYELSRRETNQLRRTTSDVFRLVPFSAFILVPFAELLLPIALKIFPNLLPSTYESGTDKQKKTDSLIDVRRKTSNFLRETLEESNLLSYNSIETAEKKKKFLTFFKKLYSPKDGKTNVFTHDEILLVAQMFKNDSVLDNLSRPQLVAMSKFMSITPFGNDNVLRYRIRHKLKQIMEDDRIIDYEGIGSLSEYEIYQACVSRGVKAYGVSKEELVDNLKVWLELRLRHKVPSVLLVLSSTFTFGGLEKKQVLDSKAYSPQVEHKEQKSRYDELMDLYYDGILHVLSSIPDPVYNVAKLDVSESKQPSATVTKEAALARAQAAESALQSAIEKQAPEGIERAKRAVTEANEELAKAEAAAQETPSQPAPEAEPATKEKPEVKEPAPAAEKVKTEAEPKPEEKEEEEEEVVPTTDDNEFKLRVLKEQEELIKKETEDAKARKTAEHLSDDITLDEEDKPTTPIPAEEGAKKSVIEKKN
- the MIM1 gene encoding Mim1p (some similarities with uniprot|Q08176 Saccharomyces cerevisiae YOL026C MIM1 Mitochondrial outer membrane protein that mediates assembly of mitochondrial beta-barrel proteins also proposed to be involved in mitochondrial import): MTEATPIEPGKDLTLPDEPLETIEESPSALSRVGSFTASCAINLVLPFINGLMLGFGELLAHEVCWRKSIFPPTNRGYQIYPERRKFL
- the PRE6 gene encoding proteasome core particle subunit alpha 4 (highly similar to uniprot|P40303 Saccharomyces cerevisiae YOL038W PRE6 20S proteasome alpha-type subunit), yielding MSGYDRALSIFSPDGHIFQVEYASEAVKRGTCAVGIKGKDCVVLGCERRSTLKLQDSRITPSKISKIDSHVVLSFSGLNADSRILIEKARVEAQSHRLTLEDPVSVEYLTRYVAGVQQRYTQSGGVRPFGVATLIAGFDKDDDTPKLYQTEPSGIYSAWTAQTIGRNSKTVREFLEKNYNRDEPPATADECVRLTTRSLLEVVQTGAKNIEITVVRPGSKIEILSSEQIGKYVEEIEQEKKEHQEQLARKKRRD
- the VLD1 gene encoding Vld1p (weakly similar to uniprot|P40570 Saccharomyces cerevisiae YIR014W Hypothetical ORF) → MVNSGGPVSMKQLTVISYLCVYIRFVKDGSLLLALLAWATVNLGEFMGSVMSAYQDSVDSDAEDMEGAGRLSVVKAVMHKGLKYTQAILMLQVIYAVSYHMKMDLEGDFCRRRGAYILLLLVGEQECGRGGRWMLLALDWVILLMQLVLITMELTPDDGRNCHELDQLDTDRYGALAILQFNPYSEPSSMPELPVTRGNHYGSI
- the RPR2 gene encoding ribonuclease P protein subunit RPR2 (similar to uniprot|P40571 Saccharomyces cerevisiae YIR015W RPR2 Subunit of nuclear RNase P which cleaves tRNA precursors to generate mature 5' ends not shared between Rnase MRP and Rnase P in contrast to all other Rnase P protein subunits): MSYNITNPMAKGSNRVENGVLLTPPPRNVGNKEHYQRMNYLYQLAMWNTMSGNDGGEQALARLYAKNMDLVSKRTRAEMLPQLKRTICKKCHRVLVPKKTMRVQTDSGSLQLVCSCGAVRNFPIHLNGGYRCYAERDENLISM